In Lentimicrobium sp. L6, the following are encoded in one genomic region:
- a CDS encoding helix-turn-helix domain-containing protein encodes MNSNKKEDIPFHHYLDTHKYVNIDDGSPALSINPSFPFIMTQFDIMQDRAQTTSPHRHDYYEIIFLEDGAGEHIVDYEPHQVKSPAFYFLSKGQIHFWQLEKALRGKVLLFPREFLIPPGAHFNYEDDLLIFNSLSQTPCVAIDKENEAKVNEILSNINEEFERKSDCSLSILRAYVHVLLVHLLRIYALKQPTNILDSTNIMVRKFRQLVSENYLTVRNVQEYADLIGISTTHLRDTVKEITGYSPGQIIRQEIIFEAKRRLANTEMTTAEVGYTLNFEDTSYFSRFFKRETGLTPLKYREGIREKYQISL; translated from the coding sequence ATGAATTCAAATAAAAAAGAAGACATCCCATTTCACCATTATTTGGACACGCATAAATACGTAAACATAGATGATGGAAGCCCTGCTCTGAGCATCAATCCGAGTTTTCCTTTTATCATGACTCAGTTTGATATTATGCAGGATAGGGCTCAGACCACTTCTCCTCATCGTCATGATTATTATGAAATCATTTTTCTGGAGGATGGTGCTGGTGAGCATATTGTGGATTACGAACCTCATCAGGTAAAATCTCCAGCTTTTTATTTTCTTTCTAAAGGACAAATTCACTTTTGGCAACTTGAAAAGGCATTAAGAGGGAAGGTTTTACTATTTCCAAGGGAATTTCTTATTCCACCAGGAGCACATTTTAATTATGAAGATGATTTGCTAATATTTAATAGTCTCAGTCAGACTCCTTGTGTTGCTATAGATAAAGAAAATGAGGCCAAAGTAAATGAGATTTTATCTAATATTAATGAAGAATTCGAAAGAAAGTCGGATTGTAGTCTTTCTATTCTTCGTGCATATGTGCATGTTTTACTGGTTCATTTGCTCCGTATTTATGCATTGAAGCAACCCACCAATATTTTGGATTCTACCAATATTATGGTTCGTAAATTCAGACAATTGGTTTCCGAGAATTATCTTACCGTTCGGAATGTTCAAGAATATGCCGATTTAATAGGGATAAGTACGACTCACCTTAGAGATACCGTTAAAGAAATTACAGGCTATTCTCCTGGTCAGATTATTCGCCAAGAGATTATCTTTGAAGCCAAACGTAGGCTCGCTAATACAGAGATGACCACTGCAGAAGTGGGGTATACCCTAAACTTTGAAGATACTTCTTATTTTAGCAGGTTTTTCAAGCGAGAAACGGGTTTGACTCCTTTAAAATACAGGGAAGGAATAAGAGAGAAATATCAAATCAGCCTCTGA
- a CDS encoding NAD(P)H-binding protein: MKQISILGATGPLGRNLLQKAINNGFRVKVLVRRKEKLGELIKFVEVVDGNYFDKNKLQKVLEGSEAILSTIGPPLFTELSPEDENNYIKSLAFIIEQMDINKQSRWLNISDAGVIMDKEKLPLARRLLRVTLKAESKSTIHIKDRELQLLEQSPLDWTSIRVPRIKEKAKGRFCVDDTNFSGTVVDLNQLSDFMITEMTKDKWLKKAPVVGTK, from the coding sequence ATGAAACAGATAAGTATTTTAGGAGCAACTGGCCCATTAGGTAGAAACCTCTTGCAAAAAGCTATAAATAATGGCTTTAGGGTAAAAGTATTGGTCCGAAGAAAAGAAAAATTAGGGGAACTTATCAAGTTTGTTGAAGTCGTGGATGGAAATTATTTCGACAAAAACAAATTGCAAAAGGTCTTGGAAGGTTCCGAAGCGATTCTTTCAACTATTGGCCCTCCTCTTTTTACTGAACTTTCCCCTGAAGACGAAAATAATTATATCAAGTCTTTAGCTTTTATCATTGAACAAATGGATATCAATAAACAATCACGCTGGTTGAATATTTCAGATGCTGGAGTGATAATGGATAAGGAGAAACTTCCACTAGCTCGCAGACTGCTACGCGTCACTTTGAAAGCAGAATCTAAATCAACTATTCATATAAAAGATAGAGAGCTTCAATTGCTGGAACAAAGCCCTTTAGACTGGACAAGCATACGCGTGCCTAGAATTAAGGAAAAAGCAAAAGGTCGATTCTGTGTGGATGATACTAACTTTTCTGGGACAGTGGTTGATTTGAATCAGCTAAGCGATTTTATGATTACTGAAATGACTAAAGATAAATGGCTCAAGAAGGCACCAGTAGTGGGAACCAAATAA
- a CDS encoding DUF4405 domain-containing protein — protein sequence MKTKNNSSKAKRNYYIDIAMLLPFLMLLFTGIIMLIYHTGKPYPETSLGLDGESWLKIHVVSAIISFVLVGIHLSLHLTWFKKLFSGQLKNKYWVRNLILVIVFLFTLLTSFIPLLFLGESDAAKMMLGIHNKLGLLLIVFFFIHLLSYFKWLVNMTKKAMIKN from the coding sequence ATGAAAACAAAAAATAATAGTTCAAAGGCTAAACGCAATTATTATATAGATATAGCCATGCTGTTGCCATTTCTAATGTTATTGTTTACTGGCATTATCATGCTGATATACCATACAGGCAAACCCTATCCTGAAACGTCTCTTGGACTAGATGGAGAATCCTGGCTCAAAATCCATGTGGTTTCTGCAATTATCTCCTTTGTATTGGTGGGCATACACTTAAGTTTACATTTGACATGGTTTAAAAAGCTATTCTCTGGTCAATTGAAAAATAAATACTGGGTCAGGAATTTGATTTTGGTGATTGTGTTTTTATTTACCCTCCTCACTTCGTTTATCCCATTGCTTTTCTTAGGAGAGTCCGATGCTGCAAAAATGATGCTGGGGATTCATAATAAATTGGGATTACTGCTGATTGTTTTCTTTTTCATCCACTTGCTTAGTTATTTCAAGTGGCTGGTAAATATGACGAAAAAAGCAATGATAAAAAACTAG
- a CDS encoding OsmC family protein, protein MKKGYKIITGIVLAAAVIVGIIWFSMPSEQRNMMTFMMLKGDSYDSYQEYQTLDRNKTAPQPSSFKPVVAETNSHDNNSNITVITEMVKNEKSKMLKKAMVQPNGVVNYEGWQLVADEGFEEGVNSFGPSPLSYLTSGVAANLHTQILRAADILNIELDEVRVEVLNKFRWENMMSAEAVGFLDETHTNIIIESKESEETIKNLKEMALSAWAAGEGMKNPTIIKPSLVVNGENWENYRASPGTTLTDEAVVDGLKVIHITDGPKQSEYINQVVKGIGNQSMDDISNLVFEILAISETAGNADRPSLKKITVSFNTSNSETWELYSDEFNGTDEIPMAPTSLEYVTAGTALCLTSQMTLVTAMLDLDHNDFRVEQQIDYREENVDSLTMAGFADVVHSSVMIESDESEERLNRFYQQSLSMCFAGEAFKGATDMFTKCYLNGKQVD, encoded by the coding sequence ATGAAAAAAGGATATAAAATAATCACAGGGATTGTACTTGCAGCAGCAGTAATAGTAGGCATTATTTGGTTTTCGATGCCAAGTGAACAAAGAAATATGATGACTTTCATGATGCTAAAAGGAGATAGTTATGATAGCTATCAGGAATACCAAACCTTAGATAGGAATAAAACAGCTCCACAACCCAGTTCATTTAAACCTGTAGTGGCTGAAACCAATAGCCATGATAATAATAGTAATATCACTGTGATTACAGAAATGGTGAAAAATGAAAAATCAAAGATGCTAAAAAAAGCCATGGTACAACCCAATGGTGTAGTGAATTATGAGGGTTGGCAATTGGTTGCAGATGAGGGTTTTGAGGAGGGTGTAAATAGTTTTGGTCCTTCACCACTTAGTTATTTGACCTCAGGAGTAGCTGCAAATCTTCATACCCAAATCCTTCGTGCTGCTGATATTCTTAATATTGAGTTGGACGAGGTGAGAGTTGAGGTCTTGAATAAGTTTCGCTGGGAAAATATGATGTCTGCCGAAGCAGTCGGTTTTCTGGACGAAACACATACAAATATCATTATTGAAAGTAAGGAGTCTGAAGAAACCATCAAGAACTTAAAGGAAATGGCATTGAGTGCATGGGCTGCAGGAGAAGGGATGAAAAACCCAACAATCATTAAACCCTCTTTAGTGGTGAATGGAGAAAATTGGGAAAATTATCGTGCAAGTCCCGGAACCACTCTTACCGATGAGGCTGTTGTAGATGGACTCAAAGTGATTCACATCACCGACGGACCAAAGCAATCAGAATATATCAACCAAGTGGTTAAAGGTATAGGGAACCAGTCCATGGATGATATCTCCAATTTGGTATTCGAAATTCTAGCCATCTCTGAGACAGCTGGAAATGCAGACAGGCCTTCATTGAAAAAAATCACCGTTTCTTTCAATACTTCTAATTCTGAAACTTGGGAACTATATTCCGACGAGTTCAATGGAACCGATGAAATTCCCATGGCTCCAACATCTTTAGAATATGTGACTGCAGGAACTGCTTTATGCCTCACGTCACAAATGACTCTCGTGACCGCTATGTTAGACCTAGACCATAATGATTTTCGTGTGGAGCAACAAATTGATTATCGTGAAGAGAATGTTGACTCGCTTACTATGGCTGGCTTTGCAGATGTTGTCCATTCCAGTGTGATGATTGAGTCTGATGAATCAGAGGAGAGATTGAATCGCTTTTATCAGCAATCTTTATCCATGTGTTTTGCGGGTGAAGCTTTTAAAGGAGCTACAGATATGTTCACAAAGTGTTATTTGAATGGAAAGCAGGTGGACTAG
- a CDS encoding helix-turn-helix domain-containing protein: MEKIPEISFWKDKILPIKGFQFFKLEDLINDDLKPSDHNPYKPHRLNFYAILIITDGEVNHIVDFEVHTLRKNDVMVISKGQTHAFEENAKYKGYLVVFTEAFMQKYMAQSTIAQINHLYNYFLNQEKINNPDRNQSLLAVLNEDLKTDSSSLPNIVGSILSIYLLKLNDQNKRLSPISIDNKYLDYFDLFKLSVEKNFANTRDAKVYASDISISYKHLNEVCKKVVKSTAKSFIDAYVILEAKRMLVSTSLSVKEIAFAIGFGEPTNFLKYFKKHTGLTPVEFRNTLA, translated from the coding sequence ATGGAGAAAATCCCGGAAATAAGCTTTTGGAAAGATAAAATATTACCAATAAAGGGATTCCAATTTTTCAAATTAGAAGACTTAATAAACGATGATTTAAAGCCTAGTGATCATAATCCCTATAAGCCTCATCGATTGAACTTTTATGCCATTTTAATCATTACGGATGGTGAAGTTAACCATATTGTAGATTTTGAGGTGCATACACTCCGGAAAAATGATGTTATGGTTATTTCAAAAGGACAGACCCATGCTTTTGAAGAAAATGCTAAGTATAAAGGATATTTGGTGGTTTTTACCGAAGCTTTTATGCAAAAGTATATGGCCCAATCTACCATCGCTCAGATTAACCATTTGTATAATTATTTTCTAAATCAAGAAAAAATCAATAACCCCGATCGCAATCAAAGCTTATTGGCAGTACTTAATGAGGACTTAAAAACGGATTCTTCTTCTCTACCCAATATTGTGGGTTCCATACTGAGTATATACCTTCTCAAATTAAATGATCAGAATAAGCGATTATCTCCGATTTCAATTGACAATAAATACTTGGATTATTTTGACCTTTTTAAACTTTCCGTTGAGAAAAACTTCGCAAACACAAGAGATGCCAAGGTTTATGCCTCAGATATTTCTATTTCTTATAAGCATTTAAACGAAGTGTGTAAGAAAGTTGTGAAAAGTACAGCAAAGTCATTTATTGATGCTTACGTCATTCTAGAAGCCAAGCGAATGTTGGTTTCTACCTCGCTTTCCGTAAAAGAAATTGCATTTGCCATTGGCTTTGGTGAGCCTACAAATTTCCTCAAATATTTCAAGAAACATACCGGATTAACGCCTGTTGAATTCCGTAATACTTTGGCCTAG
- a CDS encoding carboxymuconolactone decarboxylase family protein translates to MESKELKAKIFTTATFYKHLKIAIASFSDLRKSRKTGHVSKAFSEKIMLAVTQVNGCRYCNYLHSKNAIDAGTSEAELTAMLNGELGEIGNDESLALMFAQHYADTDGNPDKETYENFVPHYGEQKSKDILANIKVIMAGNIHGISLDALQSRIKGKKMKDSKFSNEMGIALGIFVMLPFAIIQLWFEKLFKKKDANKPILPSKKKASAMTALFALMLIGGTTFAQDANKIEIPSNKTSKEYAVISRSDLSPRPAGFQPSEAKAVNGAYIESVLTASSRVLNEETVMLKKVKVQTVGEKGFSPWELLCDEGGHTYEQSAPNPLSYMVGGISSSLLTQVEQAIKIMDLEVVSAKVEAQVFFRFDEPFTPKWKGYTDKVVANILIESEEAPEKIAEVKRMAVQAWAVGECIINPTPVDAKFVFNTQIWETESASVGKVKGSDSYDNNMKISAKGEQPEPQSFELGKEVSMEKFTNPFLFEVISISESANDVQRPYLHKVNIKAIQENYASWDIYADDSRGYEGVDKAPSSNDYFTAGTSLCLMSQLTGWSEFYKHQGIEFDDYRVEHHFNYQVGDYMTPSATGHVDGAVTRILINSKVSEKVMSDYAKQALGTCFAGEAITGATTTEIGVYQNGILIK, encoded by the coding sequence ATGGAATCTAAAGAATTAAAAGCAAAAATATTTACAACAGCAACTTTCTACAAACATTTGAAAATTGCAATTGCAAGCTTTTCTGACCTAAGAAAGTCAAGAAAAACAGGACATGTGAGTAAAGCATTCAGCGAAAAAATAATGCTGGCAGTAACCCAGGTAAATGGTTGCAGATATTGCAACTACTTACACTCAAAAAATGCCATTGATGCAGGAACCTCCGAAGCTGAATTAACTGCCATGTTGAATGGTGAGTTGGGTGAAATTGGAAACGATGAATCACTGGCATTAATGTTTGCCCAACACTATGCCGATACCGATGGAAATCCGGATAAAGAAACCTATGAAAACTTTGTACCGCATTATGGAGAGCAGAAGTCAAAAGACATACTGGCCAATATAAAAGTGATTATGGCTGGCAATATCCATGGTATTTCCTTAGATGCGCTTCAAAGCAGAATAAAAGGCAAAAAAATGAAAGACAGCAAGTTCAGCAATGAGATGGGCATTGCTTTGGGAATTTTTGTGATGCTTCCTTTTGCAATTATCCAGCTTTGGTTCGAAAAATTATTCAAAAAGAAAGATGCCAACAAGCCAATTCTGCCAAGCAAGAAAAAAGCAAGCGCTATGACTGCTTTATTCGCCCTTATGCTGATTGGAGGAACTACATTTGCTCAGGATGCGAACAAAATCGAAATACCGAGCAACAAAACTTCAAAGGAATATGCTGTTATTTCTAGATCGGATTTGAGCCCAAGGCCAGCAGGATTTCAGCCTAGCGAGGCCAAGGCTGTAAACGGAGCTTATATAGAAAGTGTGCTGACAGCCTCCTCCAGAGTTCTAAATGAAGAAACAGTGATGCTGAAAAAAGTAAAGGTACAAACTGTTGGGGAAAAGGGCTTTAGTCCATGGGAACTCCTTTGTGACGAAGGCGGACATACTTACGAGCAATCAGCTCCTAATCCATTGAGTTATATGGTAGGCGGTATTTCATCTAGTTTATTAACTCAGGTAGAGCAGGCCATAAAAATAATGGATTTAGAGGTTGTCAGTGCAAAAGTAGAAGCTCAAGTGTTTTTTAGGTTTGATGAACCTTTTACCCCAAAATGGAAAGGGTATACTGATAAAGTGGTGGCCAATATTTTAATAGAAAGTGAGGAGGCTCCTGAAAAAATTGCGGAAGTGAAGAGAATGGCAGTCCAGGCCTGGGCTGTTGGAGAATGTATTATCAACCCTACTCCTGTAGATGCAAAATTTGTGTTTAATACCCAAATATGGGAAACAGAATCTGCCAGTGTAGGGAAAGTTAAGGGTTCTGATTCTTATGATAATAATATGAAGATTAGCGCTAAAGGAGAGCAACCAGAACCCCAGAGTTTTGAGCTTGGAAAAGAGGTGAGCATGGAAAAATTCACCAATCCATTTTTATTCGAAGTCATAAGCATTTCTGAATCTGCTAATGATGTCCAAAGACCCTATCTACATAAAGTAAATATCAAAGCTATTCAGGAAAATTATGCTTCATGGGATATTTATGCGGATGACAGCCGAGGATATGAAGGAGTAGACAAGGCGCCTAGCTCAAACGATTATTTTACCGCAGGAACTTCTTTATGTCTGATGAGTCAACTAACCGGATGGTCAGAGTTCTACAAGCATCAAGGAATTGAATTCGATGACTATCGTGTAGAACATCATTTCAACTATCAGGTAGGTGATTATATGACACCATCGGCTACAGGTCATGTGGATGGGGCTGTAACAAGAATTCTGATTAATAGCAAGGTCAGTGAGAAAGTAATGAGCGATTATGCCAAACAAGCATTAGGTACCTGTTTTGCCGGAGAAGCGATTACAGGCGCTACCACTACAGAGATTGGGGTTTACCAAAACGGAATATTGATTAAATAA